From Panicum hallii strain FIL2 chromosome 2, PHallii_v3.1, whole genome shotgun sequence, a single genomic window includes:
- the LOC112882694 gene encoding dof zinc finger protein 2-like, giving the protein MAGAGGATAGAPPAGARSSAGAGAAGAPVADPRAEALRCPRCDSANTKFCYYNNYSLSQPRHFCKACKRYWTRGGTLRNVPVGGGCRKNKRSRSSSAAGAGGRTGSSAAAAAAAVTSSSAASTLSLPPPAGSLPSLTSALGLPGGTSLASLLLGSGTGGDHLGLFQAAMQSVVSSEATAYEMQQQQTQVDHLLGLGYGGAGAQIQQLKPWMQEAGAGAGGIMDSFYAPLLSSSLVPGLEELHVKAEAAGAGDHQQKAAPGDQQSGSWELPTPSSSNVDANIIATDALMAAAASMNPAVSSTSTAATTTAPSSFMYWGNGGIGGAAAAWPDLANCGSSIATLF; this is encoded by the coding sequence ATGGCTGGCGCGGGGGGTGCGACGGCGGGGGCGCCGCCGGCTGGGGCGAGGAGCAGTGCCGGggccggcgcggccggggcCCCGGTGGCGGACCCGCGCGCCGAGGCGCTGCGGTGCCCGCGCTGCGACTCGGCCAACACCAAGTTCTGCTACTACAACAACTACTCGCTGTCGCAGCCGCGGCACTTCTGCAAGGCGTGCAAGCGCTACTGGACGCGCGGGGGCACGCTCCGCAACGTCCCCGTCGGCGGGGGCTGCCGCAAGAACAAGCGCTCCAGAAGCAGCAGCGCGGCGGGCGCCGGCGGGAGGACCGgatcctccgccgccgccgctgccgccgccgtcacgTCCTCCTCGGCGGCGTCCACGCtgtccctgccgccgccggcgggctCCCTGCCGTCGCTCACCTCGGCGCTCGGCCTGCCCGGCGGCACCTCGCTGGCGTCGCTGCTGCTCGGcagcggcaccggcggcgaccaCCTCGGCCTCTTCCAGGCGGCCATGCAGTCGGTGGTCTCCTCGGAGGCAACCGCCTACgagatgcagcagcagcagacgcAGGTGGACCACCTGCTGGGCCTCGGCTACGGGGGCGCCGGCGCGCAGATCCAGCAGCTCAAGCCGTGGATGCAGGAGGccggggcgggcgcgggcgggatCATGGACAGCTTCTACGCGCCGCTGCTCTCCAGCTCCCTCGtgccggggctggaggagctGCACGTCAAGGCGGAGGCAGCCGGCGCCGGGGACCACCAGCAGAAGGCGGCGCCCGGGGACCAGCAGAGCGGCAGCTGGGAGCTGCCGACGCCGTCGTCGTCCAACGTCGACGCAAACATCATCGCGACGGACGCGCTcatggcggcggccgcgtccATGAACCCCGCGGTCAGCTCCACCTCCACGGCGGCGACCACCACCGCGCCCTCCTCGTTCATGTACTGGGGCAACGGCGGCATCGGAGGCGCTGCCGCGGCGTGGCCAGACCTCGCCAACTGCGGATCCTCCATTGCCACGCTCTTCTAG